The nucleotide window ATCGAAATTTGGAGCAACGAaccacatttaatattttttcttttatattttaatgcattTCCATTCAACACACGAGATTTAGAGAGATTTTACCTTAAATTTTACCAGCGGTTAAGTTTGGTTAGCTTAATTATGGTTACTAGTAAATTATTTAGTAGTTTGGTATATAAAAACTGCAAGCGGATAATCCCGGATAACAGtttttcgagttttttttttttttgttaatattaattttaattgatacaTACCAGATTTAAGCTTAAACTGTGCCTCCGGATAAGCTGGTATAACTATATTATGgttattagtaaaatatttagtaaCTTGGCATACAAAAACTCCAAGCAGATAATCCCGGataacactattttattatttttagtgtattttttgtttttatttaacacaTACCAGATTTGAGTTTAAACTGTGCCTCCAGAAAACCTcagataattataatatataatagttaCTAGTAAGTTATTTCAGTATTTAGCATTACAATAACTGGAAGCGTTAAATCTCGGATAAcattatttcgatattttttaatatatctattgtttttatttaacatttaagtATAAATTGCATCTGCGGATAATGTTGGATAATACTTTTCTGACAacaatttgcttaaaatttgatttcctttgaatttcaTGTTATAGTaagagtaaataatatttttcttggtgtaaaaattatgatatttttaaaagtatcaTTTTAACATtcctaatttattattattttttatttattaattatatcttTAGTTTAAtgacaaatttgtatgaaaaatattgagTTGATTAATGTCTTACTATTAAAAGTATCTAATTTAACCAAAAAGCTTtaactatatttaaaattttagcttGTGGAATAACGGATAATTTCGGATAAAGCAGTTTTTATTGGAATTAACATATTGGAattaacatatattcataatcccTCATAATACTTGAGTGAATCGGATATGCATTTTAAGCATTTTCTATATTAGATCcacattgttttaaaataaactaaaggCAATTTAATTAGGGAAATTAATTTGCATGTTTTCTTTTTCGTTACTTCTATTTTCTTTATATCGGATAAAGTCGGATAATCATTTACTAGCTTTCTTACACTTTCGGTtataataaaaacttatttcTACTATTAGACAACTAGTATTTGACTTTAAAGTTTCTATTTTCAACTTACTGACCATTgtacattattttaaatactccggataaaagttatttttactGGGATTCGTTTCGTTATACTACTTTAATAAATTACTACATAAAAGCCTACGAATCTTATCCACGGATAAGTATTTTTCGAAGTTAAAACAGGTATTGTTATCACTTATTCTTGCTATattgtttttactattattaagCTCTAAATGTAGGCACGGATAAGCGCGGATAAACACAGATAACATGTGTGAATTCCTAATTCGACATTCCTTTGTGTTTTACGTACGTATTTTGTtcgtttctaaattttattgcataatATTTCATAAGTCTACGAGAATTCTAAAATAGGCCTCGCACACACAGCTTGTATGCATAATTAATAATCTACTCTAAATGCAATTCTACGTTGGAATTATACCGTTTGTGCTTATTTAGCACATTGATATGCCATAGCTTAGGTTCAattcaatttgtttgttgtttcacAGCATTGTTTTTGCCTTCTTGCTACTGCTGTGGTGTTAAAACTTTGTAAATGCCAAAGCGATTATTTTTGCAAACTAAATAATTGAAGCATTTGAAATTCAACGCAAATTAGCAAATTTTACACGTTTACCATGCGCTCAAAAGTCACGTTCCGTCGACAGTCATCATTCGCTTTTACGTTGCAGATTAACCAACGCCGACAATCGACAAGCGTtgaaatgccaacaatttccgatttggggtttttcttattattattgcttttgttttttttttgtgcttttctaAGATgtgttattattgcttttttcaCTCTTAAAATTTGCTGTGTTTTTATCTTTTTGTGGTTATTTTGTTGTCGAAAATGTTGCTGTTGTCTTTTAGCAGCTTATTTCACATTTAACGAGAAAAATAATGCGCGATGCCACAAAAACaataccgcaacaacaacaacaacaacatagcgaAACGTCTACGAAAACAAGCTTAGCCGAGCCAAATGACCGCCAGCGGGGCAATAGCATTTACGAAAACGAAGTCAAAAAAGACATGTAAAAACAGCTAAAAGACAGCAAAAGCTGCACGTTTAAGAAATCACATTGAGGCTTAGAGGCAAACCCCATGCTCACTCGCGAGCTCGTGTGTCGTTTCGTTTGGTTTGTAGCGCTTTGAGCGGGCGCCTGCAGGTAGCTAATGGCGTGACATGCATGCTGACCATTCGCTGGACCGGTggtttgttgttagttttgttttacatttttttttttaaactgactATAGTTGCTAAGTATAAAAAACCTGTTATTGTGCTACTTCTAATGTCGAACTGCTGTTGTTTTCTTAGTttgcagtttattttattttaaatatatttttgtaactcttagaaataaattgcttatctattttatttaattttataaattttgcataatttgttagtttttttaatttaaaatcagttttttatttacaaaaatttttattacaactttttcatacttttcttcacaattttacgaaaaaaatatattatttttcattaaaattgttttttttttataaatttttgtagttaattttttattcaaaattttttttatatttttctataatcatttaagatattttttatatgttttgaaTATCCTATATacttaaaatcaatattttgttgacttatttatcaaaaaattactatattttataaaaaaaaatatttttattataaattttgcgtaattagttatttacttattatttaacatactctatatatcatatataatattagttttttttaattcattaatgttaattaattatttattattaattaaatttttaatttgtgtattttgtttcttaaaatatgtttttttttatattcatatttttttgtattcttctttaatttaatgtttaattttaatgtaaacaatttttttaattcgcaCTTGTTATatcctattttttttattattattgggtttatatttgtaattaattaaaatattttatttattattattaatatttttttttataaaatttttattattttctattttattcttgtaattaattaaaatattatataaatatatatatatataaatttttattattttctaagttttattttatttcaacaattttctttcattactagaatattttcgaattttatttaattccatTATTTATtcgaattgttttatatttatttgtacaaaattattattcttttttttttaatttttagttctgataaatttaatttaattaatatctaatttatttatattctcaatcgattactttttgttttttattatattttgtaattattttttttttatttatatctaatttattttaatatacaatttatataatgttttaaattacACGTTTCTGTTTGAGTTCATATATTAATTCTTAACTTAATGTTTTAGTTTTATACTTagttttattccaaaaatacttttctagtttatttatttattattaatatttgtttttttttttatttttgtcatacatccaatttattgttgtttttaaaaaaaaaaatgttttttaataatttcacccTCTATCTTTATATTACCTTcgctttaattatttatttaaatttattttaaaataatttatttttcttgttttttgtctttttataaatttttcaatttatatttatatatgataattAAATCTCCATTACGAATATTTACCACTCATATATCCACTCGCATATTTCATTGTACGCCTTACCCGCTCTATCGCGCCACTTCTATTCTATTCGATATTTGCTtcgtttattaatttattttggcgTCATCGCTCAAGGTCGGTGATTTGCCTCTACCAGCGTCGTCGTCTTCACAGCACCCCGCCTTGCTCTGTCTGTTTTCGCCCAACTTTGTATCCACTTGTCTGCCTGCCTTTGCCTCACACACCGCATCGTTAGTTAGTTCTCGCATGCGATTTCTGCGTTTTCTCGCATCCAACTAACGTTTTTCaagttattatttgtttttgtttttgtttctatttatttttgttgcttgtcATTCTTTATCTGCGATAAATTCCTATTATTGCTTGAAAGACTACTTTTATTTGTCTACCACTATTTgcgaaaataaatacagaaaaaagTTGGAAATTATAAGATTTCATTATGCGAGTCCAATGTAGATAAAGTAAAAAGTGTCAATAGCGCGcatatacacgcacacacacactaattCAAGCGTGCTCATTAATCAAATAAGACAATATTCATTTGAAATGCTTTTGTTATTGCCATTTAGAGGTTTGAAATATTCAATGAGCATCTAGCGtagatattgaattgaattgaatatttaatgcgCTGTGcagcatatacacatacatttgcatatatttataaataaataaacaaatgtaaaataaaatgtagaaaaaaagttgaaaacttACAATAAAAATGTCGTCCATCTTCTTCAATCAATTTATGCAAATCACTGCCATTGACgttgattataaatatattatttcttttaattccaTGAACAGCTATAATTATGCTGGCGAACTCCTAATGGTTGTTTTCACCGAAGctatgcatataaattaacCGTGCACAGTGACTCATGGCTAATAACAAGTATACAGGTCTTAaatgcatgcatatatgtatgtatttggatAAGCGTGGATAACTTCTTTGTAGCTTCATTTCGTACAGGTGCTGCTGATGTAAATTCATGTCTCCTATTTAGCTCAATTTATGCGTTCGGATAAGCGCGTATAATTTATTTCTAACTTTATTTCGAATAAGTGATACTTAGATGAACTCAGTTTACTTATTTAACTCAATTTATGTGTTCGGATAAGCTCGGATAATTTGTTTGTAGCTTTCTTTCGATCAGGCGATGTTCATATAAATCCAATACACCTATTTATCTCAATTTATGCGTTCGGATAAGCGCGGATACTTTATTTTTAGCTTATTTTGGCGCAGGTGACACTTAGGTGCACTCAGCTTACTTATTTAGCTCAATGTATGTGTTCGGATAGGGTACGGATAATTTTTTTAGCTTCCTTTCGAACAGGTGATGTTAATATAAATCCAATTCACATTTTTAGCTCAATTTATGTATTCGGATAAGCGTGGATAATATGTTTGTAGCTTGATTTCGAATATGTGGTACGTAAATGAATAGAGTTTACTTAATAAACTCAGTTTATGTGTTCGAATAGGAGCGGATAATATGTGTGTAGCTTCATTTAAATCAATTGATACTTAAATGAACTCAGATTACCAGATTAGCTCAGTTTATGCGCTCGGATAAGCGCGGATAATATGTTTTTATCTTTCCTTCGAACAGGTGACACTTAGATGCACTAATAAGCTTAGTTTATGTGTTCGAAAAAGCGCGGATAATATGGTTGTATCGACAATGATTGTGAAAAAAACGGTTATATTAATTGGACCTATAATTGAATGTGACTATGCAAAATGTTTCTAATAACTTATCTTACTATCTAACATACTGGcataaaacaattaaagcaataatgttttattaaatagtaaACTTAATTATACcgtaataaaatgtattatcTATAATGCAATTTATTATCCAAAGTCGCAATAGTCTACAATTCTCAggaatacttacatacataattcCAATGTTGTTTGCATTTTGCTATATCATTTTGtgcattaattgaaatttttaatatattttatatatccgTATCATGTACTCAAATTTCTagttttaattgtaaattttcattatttccatCACTATTCCAAATATGTTTAGTCAAAATGTTCCCGGATAATATCTACAGGTTTCACTATGATTCTAAAgcgtaaattttgttatttgtaaTCAAAATTTTCCACCCGGATAAACACGGATaagaatttttaatagaaaaattgctggattttgttgaaattgctATATTTCCGTGTTTAATAACTACAACATgggatttttattcaaaaacttgCTCCGGATAAAAGCGGATAAgcgtttataaatttattttagtacTTGTTTCCTGCCAGTTTATTTTccctaaattaaaattttctcggATAAAATCTACAAGCTTCTCTAAAGTTCTAAagcgtaaaattttttaactttaactcaAAACTTTGCCCCTAGATATACATGGATAAGAGTTTTTAGAGGaagaatttcttaattttcttgTAATTCTTTTATTTCAGAGTTTAATAACTAtatcatacaatttttattaaaataacatgcTCCGGATAATAGCGGATAAGGGTTTTATCAGCTTGTTTTAGTACTTGTTTGCTGCCAGTTTAATTTTAGCCTTTAATTTCCTTATACTGTTGACTTTTctaacatttatttaacaattttcttCTTTCTCTTATTTTAGGGCTCTATTGAAGAATGGCTACAACTGTTACGTCTCGAGGAGTACATTCAGCCATTACTTGATCAAAACTATAAAACTGTACGCGATGTTACACAAGTCACTTGGGAAGACTTGGAAGATATTGGTATTGTTAAATTGGGGCATCAAAAGAAAATTCTATTGGCCATCAAACGTGTTAAGGATATCATAAGCGGAAAGTGGAATCCGGGCGGTATTAATGCTTATCAACAGCAGGTGAGTTTGCGGATAAAactaaaacataataataatgcatGAGTTATAATTTTGCccaacaattattaattttttttaacatttaaattttaattgaataaattttttattaagacatatttttttctttaatatttttttattgtataatattcaatatctttatagaaatataatttattattattttatttaatattttttctcctaattttcttctctttttcggtacctttatttaattcattgtGTTATATTCTGTTACTGTCTATGATTTGAACCCGCTGTCGACCCAACCaacctaaaaataaaaacaaaaacaacaaatgtgtgCAACCAAAGGATTATCGCAATAAGATTTGGCCCAGTGCCGTGCCAATGCCCACCACACCGACCTATTTGCCAACCACGCGCGTGTCGTGGGACGATTCCAAGATTTATGCTACGCCCGGCGTCGATGCCGTCTACTTTTGCAGCGGCACTCATCACGAGTGCTGCAATGGCAACGATGTGGTGCCGATTAAGGTGAGCGGAGTACGCCAGCTGATGTACAAGTGTAGGCGCTGTTTAATGACGAAACcgcaaagttttttttatttttgctttaaatagcttgaaatttatttctttacaaactcaatttatttttgcatttttttagattttatttattgaacataccacattatatataatacttttatAACTAACATGATTTGTTTTCTCCCACTTCTTGTGCTCTCTCCCACGCGCTCTCTTCCACTTAGGTGCGCCAGCCACGCGGCAAAAGCTTAGAATCACTCGAGGATATACACGACAATAGCACACGCAGCCATTTGACCTTTAGCCATTACACAGCCACTGATTATGGCCATTTTGCGCATCCAACGCCtgctatgcaacaacaacatcatcaacaAGCCTTgcaacaccaacagcagcaacatcaacagGCAATGCAACAGCATCATCAGGCAGCCATGATGGGCGGTGCTGTTGTGGGCGGACCAGGTGGAGCTGGCGGTGCACGCTTGCTTAGCAATCAGGCTGCAATGGTaagtattttagtattttgGATGAGTGGGAGTAGATTTCTCTGGGAAGAAATATGTCAGTGAATCTCGTTGAAGTTATTAGAAGTATAGGAATTGTATACTCTATAGAGACACATagcttttgtatgaaatttcaacTTATAAGGacaatataattttaagaatttttgaatttggaATTAAAATATTCTCCCGGATAATACATTTAggttatgcatttatttaaaaaaaaaatgaatgaaaaatgaataaaacttCAGTTTTATAAATGCATCTGCTGTTATGCTTGTCttaatttggatatttttttctgGTTTTTAATGCACTTAAATGTGTATATGTCATTATTTacaatgatttataaaaaatatattttctaaattaatgTATAATTGACATTTTAGGAACTCAGTTTGTctgtatttttcgataaaatgcGTCCGgataacattattatttttaacatattaatttttatgaattaatataaaaaacaggATGGTTTCAATtgctttaaaatcatttttttttttaatatgatgtTAAGTTaatgtaaaaacttatattaaacctgtatattttcatttaatgtaaaattcTTTTATCCGGATAACACCGGATAaccttttttcatttcatttcatccaATATAACACGTATTTACCATGCAGTGGCCTCGGAtaaaagttgtaataaagaaaaatagaatttcacctatttctttatttatttcgacATTATAAAATCTCGACTCATTATTGTTAATGCATTAAGCTACGATTAAGTCATAAAACAAGTTACGTAACTTCAAATTACAtacattaatttgaatatttcccTCTCTCTTATTCCACATAACAGTCTTGGCGCCGTTCCTACGACGATGGTGACATTACGCCCACCAATGATGCTGCACGCGAACTCATGTACGAGGAGGGTGGCGGCACACTGCCACGTCAACAGCGTGGCATTTTGCAGCGCGCCGTTTTGAACAGCATGCCACCGCTCGAGCATCACTATATGAATGCCGCTGCCGCAGCTGAATATGTTTGCCATGCAGGTGGATTGGGTGGCGTTGGCGTGCCAGGTGCGGCTGCGCATGTGGGCGCTGCAGGCCCAACTGGTTGTGTGCTGGACGGAGCCGGTCTGAATACAGTAAGTTAGGCACAAGTTTATTGATCACAATATTgtattaatttatgtaatttttattccTCCACTTCAACGCGCAGTCCTACTTGACCGGCAGTCCAATGAGTAATAAGAAAATCGCACCGGAACCACCGCGTCGCCATTGTAGTATACGAAATTCACGTACTCTGAGTGCGGATGgcgcgcaacaacagcaacaattgcaacaacaacagcagctgggTTTGCATGTCGGCGCTGGAGGAACGCAAGGCCTCTACTATAGCGGTGGCGCTGGCGCTTTACATCACGGCGGCATGTACATGACGCATGCGCAACAACAGGCcgcagcagcggcggcagctGCTAATCAACCAATCTATGCGAATTACGCAACCATACAACAGACCACGGCGGAAATACACTGCGAGAAATTCCACGACAATAAGGTGAGCGTGTGCAAAGCTGtgagtttcgaattttttaatattcattttttttttgtttttattgcagtcAAACTCCAGCATCGATTCCATTGACACCATACCGTTCGCCAATGAGAACACTGGCACCATCAAACAGCGTCTCTTAAATCGCCAAGACATCGGTGGACCCCAGCAGCAGCTGCAATCGGGCAACACACCACATCTGCACTCCtcctcgtcgtcgtcgtcgtcatcgtcgACCAACACCATCGCCAATATCGCGCACTCGTTCCACTCGCTGAAGACATCTGCCTCGTTGCATGACGCCTCGCTGATACGCAGCGACAGCATCGGCAGCACCACCAGCGGCGGCAGTGCAGGTGCCAGTACCGGTGGTGGCGGCAGCAATAGTCTGTTGCTGTTGCGCTCACCCACCCTACAATATCCACCGACTGACGTGACGAATAGCAGCGGCGGCTCATCAACGACAATCACCACCACCGTGGATTTGCATACGCCCAGCGGCGCTGAGGGCAACACGGATGCAACAGGCGATGGTGCGCCCGTCACCGACGCCGAGGGTGCAGTAGCAACAAGCGGCACTGTTGGCGCTGGCACAACCGCAATGCCAACGCCGGGGCAAAAAGTC belongs to Zeugodacus cucurbitae isolate PBARC_wt_2022May chromosome 6, idZeuCucr1.2, whole genome shotgun sequence and includes:
- the Caskin1_0 gene encoding uncharacterized protein Caskin1_0 isoform X2; its protein translation is MHRSLKPHAQAKKVPPPALPGDPAPQQQQIPLYRLGGSISSAAGKQLDDGIIMSSMVSSPSLEEGGFNLPREPSVALRMKDEISEYATVMSTSGTSQSSGSSAGNAAAGKQQAAANQVATAGATLLSTATNPLLSGCPPTIVPCPPPVFCATLREPLTHKAAVYYHQQLALQEDQGIDLTQSPGRDSPGSSSGSAGSGSRHSTASLDSGRASSYLTGVSGASIRGSAGGALSSPRCSSVSSCSIGSVDRQRNDELIIDWLMEMKYEEYAQLFIAAGYDLPTIARMTPEDLTAIGIKNPHHRERIKQRIDKLQVLDNLPHFVPGSIEEWLQLLRLEEYIQPLLDQNYKTVRDVTQVTWEDLEDIGIVKLGHQKKILLAIKRVKDIISGKWNPGGINAYQQQDYRNKIWPSAVPMPTTPTYLPTTRVSWDDSKIYATPGVDAVYFCSGTHHECCNGNDVVPIKPRGKSLESLEDIHDNSTRSHLTFSHYTATDYGHFAHPTPAMQQQHHQQALQHQQQQHQQAMQQHHQAAMMGGAVVGGPGGAGGARLLSNQAAMSWRRSYDDGDITPTNDAARELMYEEGGGTLPRQQRGILQRAVLNSMPPLEHHYMNAAAAAEYVCHAGGLGGVGVPGAAAHVGAAGPTGCVLDGAGLNTSYLTGSPMSNKKIAPEPPRRHCSIRNSRTLSADGAQQQQQLQQQQQLGLHVGAGGTQGLYYSGGAGALHHGGMYMTHAQQQAAAAAAAANQPIYANYATIQQTTAEIHCEKFHDNKSNSSIDSIDTIPFANENTGTIKQRLLNRQDIGGPQQQLQSGNTPHLHSSSSSSSSSSTNTIANIAHSFHSLKTSASLHDASLIRSDSIGSTTSGGSAGASTGGGGSNSLLLLRSPTLQYPPTDVTNSSGGSSTTITTTVDLHTPSGAEGNTDATGDGAPVTDAEGAVATSGTVGAGTTAMPTPGQKVSVNVLNDIGNMLANLTDELDAMLEEEKRIGLNIDSE
- the Caskin1_0 gene encoding uncharacterized protein Caskin1_0 isoform X1; the protein is MHRSLKPHAQAKKVPPPALPGDPAPQQQQIPLYRLGGSISSAAGKQLDDGIIMSSMVSSPSLEEGGFNLPREPSVALRMKDEISEYATVMSTSGTSQSSGSSAGNAAAGKQQAAANQVATAGATLLSTATNPLLSGCPPTIVPCPPPVFCATLREPLTHKAAVYYHQQLALQEDQGIDLTQSPGRDSPGSSSGSAGSGSRHSTASLDSGRASSYLTGVSGASIRGSAGGALSSPRCSSVSSCSIGSVDRQRNDELIIDWLMEMKYEEYAQLFIAAGYDLPTIARMTPEDLTAIGIKNPHHRERIKQRIDKLQVLDNLPHFVPGSIEEWLQLLRLEEYIQPLLDQNYKTVRDVTQVTWEDLEDIGIVKLGHQKKILLAIKRVKDIISGKWNPGGINAYQQQDYRNKIWPSAVPMPTTPTYLPTTRVSWDDSKIYATPGVDAVYFCSGTHHECCNGNDVVPIKVRQPRGKSLESLEDIHDNSTRSHLTFSHYTATDYGHFAHPTPAMQQQHHQQALQHQQQQHQQAMQQHHQAAMMGGAVVGGPGGAGGARLLSNQAAMSWRRSYDDGDITPTNDAARELMYEEGGGTLPRQQRGILQRAVLNSMPPLEHHYMNAAAAAEYVCHAGGLGGVGVPGAAAHVGAAGPTGCVLDGAGLNTSYLTGSPMSNKKIAPEPPRRHCSIRNSRTLSADGAQQQQQLQQQQQLGLHVGAGGTQGLYYSGGAGALHHGGMYMTHAQQQAAAAAAAANQPIYANYATIQQTTAEIHCEKFHDNKSNSSIDSIDTIPFANENTGTIKQRLLNRQDIGGPQQQLQSGNTPHLHSSSSSSSSSSTNTIANIAHSFHSLKTSASLHDASLIRSDSIGSTTSGGSAGASTGGGGSNSLLLLRSPTLQYPPTDVTNSSGGSSTTITTTVDLHTPSGAEGNTDATGDGAPVTDAEGAVATSGTVGAGTTAMPTPGQKVSVNVLNDIGNMLANLTDELDAMLEEEKRIGLNIDSE